In Streptococcus respiraculi, one DNA window encodes the following:
- a CDS encoding YitT family protein, giving the protein MKQKLKDFALVTIGSFISAIAFNSMFVENHIASGGVGGLAISMNALFGWNTANFVLIANIPLLLICFVFLGKEVFIKTVYGAWIYPIFIKLTAGLPTLTHNTLLAAIFGGAVLGFGLGLVFIGNSSTGGTGIIIQLFEKYTPIPLGTSMAFVDGIVVGLGFVAFDADTVMYSIVALLSITYFVNLVMAGADSSRNVMIISKHHAKIKEYITKVADRGVTELPMVGGFTGQENRMLMTTVSRLEYQRLETSILAIDETAFIVVMPATQVKGRGFSLQKTHQNFEKDILIPM; this is encoded by the coding sequence ATGAAACAAAAACTAAAAGATTTTGCGCTAGTTACGATTGGATCTTTCATTTCTGCTATTGCTTTTAATAGTATGTTTGTTGAAAATCATATCGCTTCTGGAGGAGTTGGGGGACTAGCTATTAGCATGAATGCCTTATTCGGTTGGAATACAGCTAACTTTGTTCTGATTGCCAATATCCCACTCCTACTCATTTGTTTTGTCTTTTTAGGAAAAGAAGTATTCATTAAGACCGTTTACGGTGCTTGGATTTATCCCATTTTCATAAAATTGACAGCAGGTTTACCAACATTGACACATAATACACTGCTGGCAGCCATTTTTGGAGGGGCTGTTCTAGGATTTGGACTGGGTCTTGTCTTCATCGGAAACTCATCAACCGGTGGAACTGGTATTATCATCCAGCTGTTTGAAAAATACACCCCCATTCCTCTTGGAACTAGCATGGCCTTTGTAGACGGAATTGTCGTTGGTCTAGGATTTGTTGCCTTTGACGCAGACACCGTGATGTACTCGATTGTGGCTTTACTGTCCATTACATACTTTGTCAACCTTGTCATGGCAGGAGCAGATTCGTCACGAAATGTCATGATTATTTCAAAACATCACGCTAAGATTAAAGAATACATTACCAAAGTAGCAGACCGCGGTGTGACAGAACTACCAATGGTCGGTGGCTTTACAGGTCAGGAAAATCGTATGCTGATGACAACTGTTTCACGGCTTGAATACCAAAGGCTAGAAACCAGTATTCTAGCCATTGATGAAACAGCCTTTATTGTTGTCATGCCTGCGACTCAGGTCAAGGGAAGAGGATTTAGTCTACAAAAGACGCATCAGAATTTTGAAAAAGATATTCTCATTCCAATGTAG
- the trpS gene encoding tryptophan--tRNA ligase, whose amino-acid sequence MTKPIILTGDRPTGKLHIGHYVGSLQNRVRLQNEDKYDMFVFLADQQALTDHAKEPQKIVESIGHVALDYLAAGLDPEKSTIFIQSQIPELAELSMYYMNLVSLGRLERNPTVKTEIAQKGFGESIPTGFLVYPIAQAADITAFKANYVPVGVDQKPMIEQTREIVRSFNHAYQTDVLVEPKGIYPIHEGAGRLPGLDGNAKMSKSLNNGIYLADDMDTLKKKVMSMYTDPDHIKVEDPGKIEGNMVFHYLDVFGREEDKAEIEAMKEHYKQGGLGDVKTKRYLLEILERELGPIRERRLEFAKDMGEVYNMLQKGSSKARQVAAQTLSEVKSAMGLNYFNESKYSKG is encoded by the coding sequence ATGACAAAACCAATTATCTTAACAGGGGATCGTCCGACTGGGAAGCTACATATCGGACATTATGTCGGCAGTTTACAAAATCGTGTTCGTCTGCAAAATGAAGATAAGTACGACATGTTCGTCTTTCTGGCGGATCAGCAAGCTTTGACAGACCATGCTAAGGAGCCACAAAAGATTGTAGAATCAATCGGTCATGTAGCCTTGGATTATCTAGCAGCAGGACTAGATCCTGAAAAATCAACGATTTTCATTCAAAGTCAAATTCCAGAATTGGCTGAGTTGTCCATGTATTACATGAACTTGGTTTCACTGGGACGTTTGGAACGTAATCCGACTGTTAAGACTGAAATTGCTCAAAAAGGCTTTGGAGAAAGTATCCCGACTGGATTTTTAGTTTACCCGATTGCCCAAGCAGCAGATATTACAGCTTTTAAAGCAAATTATGTGCCGGTTGGAGTTGACCAAAAACCGATGATTGAGCAGACCCGTGAAATTGTCCGCAGTTTTAATCATGCCTATCAGACAGATGTACTAGTTGAGCCAAAAGGGATTTATCCGATACATGAAGGGGCTGGACGACTCCCAGGATTAGACGGCAATGCCAAGATGTCTAAATCACTCAATAATGGGATTTATCTGGCGGATGATATGGATACGCTCAAAAAGAAGGTCATGAGCATGTATACAGATCCTGACCATATCAAGGTCGAAGATCCGGGGAAAATTGAGGGCAATATGGTCTTCCATTACCTAGACGTCTTTGGTCGTGAGGAAGACAAGGCCGAAATTGAGGCGATGAAAGAGCACTACAAGCAGGGTGGCCTAGGAGACGTTAAGACAAAACGCTATTTGTTAGAAATCTTAGAGCGAGAATTAGGTCCAATTCGGGAGCGCCGTTTGGAATTTGCTAAGGATATGGGTGAAGTCTACAATATGCTCCAAAAGGGAAGTAGCAAAGCTCGGCAAGTAGCCGCTCAAACTCTTTCAGAAGTTAAGTCAGCTATGGGCTTGAATTATTTTAATGAATCCAAATATTCCAAAGGGTAG
- the guaB gene encoding IMP dehydrogenase: MSNWDTKFLKKGFTFDDVLLIPAESHVLPNDANLQTKLAKNLTLNIPIITAAMDTVTESKMAIAIARAGGLGVIHKNMSIEQQADEVRKVKRSENGVIIDPFFLTPNHTIKEADELMGRYRISGVPIVETMENRKLVGIITNRDMRFISDYDQPISTNMTSENLVTAPVGTDLETAESILQEHRIEKLPLVDENGRLSGLITIKDIEKVIEFPNAAKDEFGRLLVAGAVGVTSDTFERAEALFEAGADAIVIDTAHGHSAGVLRKIAEIRAHFPDRTLIAGNIATAEGARALYDAGVDVVKVGIGPGSICTTRVIAGVGVPQVTAIYDAAQVAREYGKTIIADGGIKYSGDIVKALAAGGHAVMLGSMFAGTDEAPGETEIFQGRKFKTYRGMGSIAAMKKGSSDRYFQGSVNEANKLVPEGIEGRVAYKGAAADIVFQMLGGIRSGMGYVGAANIQELHDNAQFIEMSGAGLKESHPHDVQITNEAPNYSVQ; encoded by the coding sequence ATGTCTAATTGGGACACAAAATTTTTGAAAAAAGGTTTTACCTTTGATGATGTATTGCTTATTCCAGCGGAAAGTCATGTTTTGCCAAATGATGCCAATCTCCAAACAAAACTGGCTAAGAATTTAACCCTCAATATCCCAATCATTACGGCGGCCATGGATACCGTAACAGAAAGCAAAATGGCGATTGCGATTGCGCGTGCAGGTGGTCTTGGTGTCATTCACAAGAACATGTCAATTGAACAGCAGGCAGATGAAGTGCGCAAAGTAAAACGCTCTGAAAATGGCGTTATCATCGATCCATTCTTTCTCACCCCCAACCATACGATTAAAGAGGCAGATGAGCTCATGGGTCGCTACCGCATAAGTGGTGTGCCAATCGTTGAGACCATGGAAAATCGTAAATTGGTCGGGATTATCACCAACCGTGACATGCGTTTTATCTCAGATTATGACCAGCCAATTTCAACCAATATGACCAGCGAAAATCTGGTGACAGCTCCAGTTGGGACTGATTTAGAAACAGCTGAAAGCATTCTCCAAGAACATCGCATTGAAAAACTTCCATTGGTCGATGAAAATGGTCGCTTGTCTGGTTTGATTACGATTAAAGACATTGAAAAAGTCATCGAATTTCCAAATGCTGCTAAGGACGAATTTGGTCGCCTCCTTGTAGCGGGCGCAGTTGGCGTGACTTCTGATACCTTTGAACGAGCAGAAGCTCTCTTTGAAGCAGGAGCAGATGCGATTGTTATCGATACAGCTCATGGGCATTCGGCAGGCGTTTTGCGCAAGATTGCAGAAATCCGTGCGCATTTCCCAGACAGGACTCTGATTGCAGGAAATATCGCGACAGCAGAAGGTGCGCGTGCACTCTATGACGCTGGAGTCGATGTAGTTAAGGTTGGTATTGGACCAGGTTCAATTTGTACAACCCGTGTCATTGCTGGTGTCGGGGTACCGCAAGTCACAGCCATTTACGATGCAGCACAGGTTGCGCGTGAATACGGTAAAACAATTATTGCGGACGGTGGAATCAAGTATTCTGGTGACATTGTCAAGGCTCTTGCAGCAGGTGGACATGCGGTCATGCTAGGTTCTATGTTTGCAGGAACAGATGAAGCACCGGGAGAAACTGAAATCTTCCAAGGACGTAAATTCAAGACTTATCGTGGAATGGGATCGATTGCAGCCATGAAAAAAGGCTCAAGCGATCGTTACTTCCAAGGTTCTGTCAATGAAGCCAACAAGTTGGTTCCAGAGGGAATCGAAGGTCGTGTGGCCTACAAGGGAGCAGCAGCTGACATCGTCTTCCAAATGCTTGGCGGAATCCGCTCGGGTATGGGCTATGTTGGTGCAGCCAATATCCAAGAGTTGCATGACAATGCGCAATTCATCGAAATGAGTGGTGCAGGATTGAAAGAAAGTCATCCGCATGATGTCCAAATTACCAATGAAGCACCAAACTATTCTGTTCAATAG
- a CDS encoding GRP family sugar transporter: MQGILYALIPMVAWGSIGFVSNKIGGKPNQQTFGMTLGALLFALIAWLIVRPEMSVSLWFFGTIGGMLWSMGQYGQFRSMQYMGVSVANPLSSGAQLVFGSLIGAIIFGEWSKPIQFILGILALLLLVIGFYFTSKQDAEKAYTNTNHEFGKGFRALTYSTVGYLSYAILFNNIMHFDALAVILPMAVGMVLGAMIFMKFKIQLKAVVIKNALVGLMWGIGNIFMLLAAAKAGLAIAFSFSQLGVVISIIGGILFLGETKTRKEIGWLTIGITCFVIGAILLGVVKSY, from the coding sequence ATGCAGGGTATTTTATATGCACTTATCCCAATGGTAGCTTGGGGCAGTATCGGTTTTGTCAGCAATAAGATTGGTGGCAAGCCTAACCAACAAACCTTTGGAATGACACTGGGGGCGCTCTTGTTTGCACTGATTGCTTGGCTGATAGTCAGACCAGAAATGTCAGTTTCTCTATGGTTTTTTGGCACTATTGGTGGTATGCTCTGGTCCATGGGTCAATATGGTCAATTTCGTTCCATGCAGTATATGGGAGTGTCAGTTGCAAATCCTCTATCTAGCGGTGCTCAATTGGTCTTTGGGAGCCTGATTGGTGCAATCATCTTTGGTGAATGGAGTAAGCCAATTCAATTCATACTTGGAATTCTTGCCCTCTTGCTCCTTGTCATTGGATTTTACTTCACTAGTAAGCAGGATGCTGAGAAAGCTTATACCAATACCAACCATGAGTTTGGAAAAGGGTTCCGTGCGTTGACTTATTCAACTGTTGGCTATCTCTCTTATGCCATTTTATTCAATAATATCATGCATTTTGATGCTTTAGCAGTTATTCTTCCGATGGCTGTCGGCATGGTCCTAGGGGCGATGATTTTTATGAAATTCAAGATTCAGCTTAAGGCAGTTGTGATTAAAAATGCACTAGTTGGACTCATGTGGGGCATTGGAAATATCTTTATGCTTCTTGCTGCTGCTAAGGCAGGTCTTGCCATTGCTTTTAGTTTCTCGCAACTGGGGGTGGTTATCTCAATTATCGGTGGTATTCTCTTTTTAGGTGAAACCAAAACGCGCAAGGAAATAGGTTGGTTGACGATTGGAATTACTTGTTTTGTGATTGGTGCGATCTTATTAGGTGTCGTAAAATCCTATTAG
- the recF gene encoding DNA replication/repair protein RecF (All proteins in this family for which functions are known are DNA-binding proteins that assist the filamentation of RecA onto DNA for the initiation of recombination or recombinational repair.), whose protein sequence is MWLESLHLQHFRNYQELDIRFHNGLNVFLGQNAQGKTNILESIYFLALTRSHRTRIDKDLMQFQQKNLSLSGLLHRQVGKLPLDIELTEKGRITKVNHLKQSKLSDYIGHMNVVLFAPEDLQLIKGAPALRRKFIDVELGQIKPIYLSDLSNYNHILKQRNTYLKSSDRIDETFLSVLDQQLAEYGSKVILQRMDFLKKLEFFGNKKVVEISEQREELTIQYQSSIKFTDIDNLFDVFLAELLQCRKRDLFKKNTGVGPHRDDIAFFLNGINAHYGSQGQHRSLVLSLKLAEIELMKEVTREYPILLLDDVMSELDNNRQVKLLETISYNIQTFITTTSLDHLSTLPKEVKIFTVKQGQIEEQEKPA, encoded by the coding sequence ATGTGGCTCGAATCATTACATTTACAGCATTTTCGCAATTACCAAGAGCTAGATATCCGCTTTCATAATGGATTAAATGTCTTTTTGGGACAAAATGCTCAAGGTAAGACTAATATCTTGGAGAGTATCTACTTCTTGGCCCTTACACGGAGCCATCGGACACGGATTGACAAGGACTTGATGCAGTTTCAACAAAAAAATCTTTCACTCAGTGGTTTACTCCATCGTCAAGTTGGGAAACTCCCGCTTGACATAGAGTTGACAGAGAAAGGACGGATAACTAAGGTCAATCATCTCAAACAATCCAAATTATCGGACTATATCGGCCACATGAATGTCGTTCTTTTTGCCCCAGAAGATTTACAGCTGATTAAAGGTGCCCCTGCGCTTAGAAGAAAATTTATCGATGTCGAATTGGGACAAATCAAGCCAATTTACTTGTCTGATTTATCCAACTATAACCATATTCTCAAGCAGCGCAATACCTATCTCAAATCCTCAGATAGAATCGACGAAACCTTTCTCTCTGTCTTAGACCAGCAGTTAGCGGAATACGGCAGCAAGGTTATTTTACAGCGAATGGACTTTCTAAAAAAACTAGAATTTTTTGGAAATAAAAAAGTTGTAGAAATCTCAGAACAGCGTGAAGAGTTGACAATCCAATATCAATCTTCTATCAAGTTTACAGATATTGACAACTTATTTGACGTATTTTTAGCAGAATTATTACAGTGTCGTAAACGGGATTTATTCAAAAAAAATACCGGTGTTGGACCCCATCGTGATGATATTGCCTTTTTCCTAAACGGTATCAATGCCCACTACGGAAGTCAAGGACAGCATCGTAGTCTTGTATTATCACTAAAATTGGCCGAGATTGAATTGATGAAAGAAGTCACGAGAGAATATCCTATCCTACTGCTTGATGATGTTATGAGTGAACTTGACAATAACCGGCAAGTAAAATTGCTAGAGACCATTTCCTACAATATCCAGACTTTTATTACGACAACCAGTCTCGATCACCTATCAACACTACCTAAAGAAGTCAAAATTTTCACCGTCAAACAAGGACAAATTGAGGAACAAGAAAAGCCGGCATAG
- a CDS encoding RNA-binding S4 domain-containing protein: MDYKLYEEYTILQALLKEADVIQSGGAIKGFLQEFPVFFNGEKEERRRKKIRIGDIISIPSHDVTITIVAPTEAEQREYEKDKAEKERVAQLVKQLNAQNKKSKPQATSSPKPNKNRQKKAPVRFPGT; encoded by the coding sequence ATGGACTACAAATTATACGAAGAATACACTATTTTACAAGCATTATTAAAAGAGGCTGATGTCATCCAAAGCGGTGGAGCTATTAAGGGATTTTTACAGGAATTCCCCGTCTTTTTTAATGGTGAAAAAGAAGAACGCAGACGCAAAAAAATCCGTATTGGAGATATCATCAGCATTCCAAGTCATGATGTGACCATTACAATAGTGGCGCCGACAGAAGCTGAGCAAAGAGAATATGAGAAAGACAAGGCTGAAAAAGAACGGGTCGCTCAACTTGTCAAACAGCTCAATGCACAAAACAAAAAGAGCAAACCACAAGCCACTTCTTCTCCTAAACCCAACAAGAATAGACAGAAAAAAGCACCTGTCCGCTTTCCAGGTACCTAA
- the yfmF gene encoding EF-P 5-aminopentanol modification-associated protein YfmF, with protein MKLQEGVQLHFIPADKFTTNQILVRFAAPMDAKTVAGRVLVSNILDMANQVYPTSHLFHKRLADLYGAQFSTSVSRSGKVHYIDIKISYVKSSYLPDKTDLTLSLLELLYASLFQPLVKKDAIDPEFFEIEKTNLLNYLDAEVEDHFYHADVALAELFFEDEQLKIPRIGKRDLVEKETAQTVYKALQDMLQLDRIDFFVSGDVNQEMVLKRLKDFRFSYRNPKLEWTYEQPFSNVFREKMERKEAGQSILELGYHLQVVYNDINRIPLIVFNGLFGAFAHSKLFTNVREKEGLAYTIGSQLNIFSGFLKVYAGIDKDNRKKAMRLISKQLLDIKRGYFTDEELELTKMMLIHSATLSQDKQGQMIEQAYNKVIFGEDQLDLPDWIDAVNQVSREDVVRAAKLVRLQAVYFMEGVIQ; from the coding sequence ATGAAATTACAAGAAGGTGTCCAGCTTCATTTTATCCCTGCAGACAAGTTTACAACCAATCAAATTTTGGTCCGTTTTGCTGCGCCAATGGATGCAAAAACCGTTGCTGGAAGGGTGTTGGTTTCTAATATCCTAGATATGGCGAATCAAGTCTATCCAACTTCTCATTTGTTTCACAAGCGCTTGGCTGACCTTTATGGGGCACAATTTTCAACCAGTGTGTCAAGGAGTGGGAAAGTCCACTATATTGACATCAAAATCTCCTATGTTAAGTCAAGTTATCTGCCAGATAAGACTGATTTAACCCTGTCCTTACTTGAACTTCTCTATGCTAGCCTCTTTCAGCCTTTGGTGAAAAAAGATGCGATTGATCCTGAATTTTTTGAGATTGAAAAGACCAATTTATTGAATTATCTAGATGCAGAGGTTGAGGATCATTTTTACCATGCGGATGTAGCGTTGGCAGAACTGTTTTTTGAAGATGAGCAGCTGAAAATTCCTCGTATTGGAAAACGCGATTTGGTAGAAAAAGAGACTGCTCAGACAGTTTATAAGGCTTTACAGGATATGCTTCAGTTGGATCGCATCGATTTTTTTGTGTCAGGAGATGTTAATCAGGAAATGGTCCTTAAACGCTTGAAAGACTTTCGTTTTTCTTATCGAAATCCTAAGTTAGAATGGACCTACGAGCAACCTTTTTCAAATGTATTCAGAGAAAAAATGGAGCGAAAAGAAGCAGGTCAATCGATTTTAGAACTGGGTTATCATTTACAAGTTGTTTATAATGATATCAATAGGATTCCCCTGATTGTCTTTAATGGTTTGTTTGGGGCGTTTGCTCACTCTAAATTATTTACAAATGTTAGGGAAAAAGAGGGGCTTGCCTATACAATTGGCAGTCAATTAAATATCTTTTCAGGTTTTTTGAAGGTCTATGCAGGTATTGATAAGGATAATCGGAAAAAGGCCATGCGCTTGATCAGTAAGCAATTGCTAGATATCAAGAGGGGATACTTCACAGATGAAGAATTGGAGTTGACAAAGATGATGCTGATTCATTCTGCTACTCTGTCTCAGGATAAGCAGGGCCAGATGATTGAACAAGCCTATAATAAGGTTATTTTTGGTGAGGACCAACTTGATTTGCCAGATTGGATAGATGCTGTCAATCAAGTATCAAGAGAAGATGTCGTTCGCGCAGCAAAATTGGTCCGACTACAGGCAGTTTATTTTATGGAAGGAGTTATACAGTAA
- the yfmH gene encoding EF-P 5-aminopentanol modification-associated protein YfmH, translated as MKLTEKTYPYLKNPIYKCKLENGLRVVLVPKKDFHETYAIMTVDFGSIDNKFTTVDKIEKAYPEGIAHFLEHKLFEMPNSGDILQEFARYGANANAYTSFHQTSYLFSTTGALRQPLDLLQQMVRETHFTDESVEREKEIISQEIEMYADDPDHRLYLGILKSLYPNTALAEDIAGTTTSIHEISAEILRENFQQFYQPKAMTLVVMGDIDVYQVFDWIYETQAQYHVTKEKPISEPIKKEAIIEHGKESWEVALPKLAIGLRGNNTISKGKEQYYRICLSFLLAMLIGRTSKRYQILYEANKIDHSLSFHIEVQQGYHFVVVTGDTAEPITVSSQLRKAFLNFEQDEDVTQEHFQILKNEMYGEFIRGLNSSEFTVGYFVSHFSETESIFDIPELLISLTLEDVLAVGRQFMTQCDMADFMIFPK; from the coding sequence ATGAAGTTGACAGAAAAGACCTATCCTTACTTAAAGAATCCCATCTATAAGTGCAAGTTAGAAAATGGACTAAGAGTCGTCTTGGTTCCTAAAAAAGATTTTCATGAAACCTATGCCATTATGACGGTTGATTTTGGTTCGATTGACAATAAATTTACAACTGTTGACAAGATTGAAAAGGCTTATCCAGAAGGAATAGCGCATTTTTTAGAACATAAGTTATTTGAAATGCCAAATAGTGGGGATATCTTACAGGAGTTTGCAAGATATGGTGCGAATGCTAATGCGTACACCAGTTTTCATCAGACCAGTTACCTTTTTTCAACGACGGGTGCTTTACGCCAGCCACTTGACTTACTACAGCAAATGGTGCGCGAAACACATTTTACCGATGAGAGTGTGGAGCGGGAAAAAGAAATCATCAGTCAAGAAATTGAAATGTATGCAGATGATCCTGATCATCGTCTTTATCTAGGGATTTTGAAAAGCCTTTACCCTAATACGGCTTTGGCTGAGGATATTGCGGGTACGACAACCTCTATTCACGAGATTTCAGCTGAGATATTGCGAGAGAATTTTCAACAATTTTATCAGCCGAAAGCCATGACCTTGGTGGTCATGGGGGATATAGATGTTTATCAGGTTTTTGACTGGATTTATGAAACTCAGGCGCAATATCATGTAACAAAAGAGAAGCCGATTTCTGAGCCAATCAAGAAAGAAGCAATCATCGAGCATGGTAAGGAAAGTTGGGAGGTAGCCTTACCGAAACTTGCTATCGGTCTGCGGGGGAATAATACCATTTCTAAAGGAAAAGAGCAGTACTATCGGATCTGCTTGTCTTTTTTACTCGCCATGCTTATCGGACGGACCTCAAAGCGTTATCAGATCCTTTATGAAGCTAATAAAATTGACCATTCCCTGAGTTTTCATATCGAGGTCCAGCAAGGCTATCATTTTGTAGTGGTGACGGGAGATACGGCAGAGCCAATAACGGTTTCCAGTCAGTTACGCAAGGCTTTTTTGAATTTTGAGCAGGATGAGGATGTGACACAGGAACATTTCCAAATTCTTAAGAATGAAATGTACGGTGAATTTATCCGTGGTCTTAATTCTTCAGAGTTTACTGTTGGCTACTTTGTCAGTCATTTTTCAGAAACAGAATCGATTTTTGATATTCCTGAACTTTTAATCAGCTTGACACTGGAGGATGTGTTGGCAGTTGGACGGCAATTTATGACCCAGTGTGATATGGCAGATTTTATGATTTTTCCAAAATAA
- the rodZ gene encoding cytoskeleton protein RodZ, with product MRQKSIGEVLRAARESRGWNFADLQRMTKIQAKYLQALEYNDFDYIPDKTYTRSFLQRYAEVLELDAAVLLDAYDRNSLVMYYEAGEEVEIESELRRSYKVKKKKTSYLPLIYLLLASTFILCFVTYIVYSRVQNQARNKETSASYSVVSQSSTTTASEATSEASTSSSSSSSQTSGVSLVISGGGNDLAVTVKGAKEPVTVALSVSSVTSWVSLTGTEIAGGFTLSPENPTVSANLPAGTTTATLVLGVVRGVDITISGQKLDTSALTNQSGNVILTIEQ from the coding sequence ATGAGACAAAAAAGTATAGGAGAGGTGTTGCGGGCAGCTAGGGAAAGTCGCGGTTGGAATTTTGCTGATTTACAGAGAATGACAAAGATTCAGGCAAAGTATTTACAGGCTTTAGAGTACAATGATTTTGACTATATTCCAGATAAAACCTATACCCGTTCATTTTTACAGCGTTATGCTGAGGTGCTGGAGTTGGATGCAGCTGTATTGCTCGATGCCTATGACCGCAATAGTTTAGTCATGTATTATGAGGCGGGAGAAGAGGTAGAAATTGAGTCTGAGTTGCGAAGAAGTTATAAGGTTAAAAAGAAAAAGACATCTTATTTGCCTTTGATTTATTTATTACTAGCTTCAACCTTTATTTTATGTTTTGTAACCTATATCGTTTATAGTCGTGTACAAAATCAAGCAAGGAATAAGGAAACCAGTGCGTCCTATAGTGTCGTATCTCAATCATCTACGACTACAGCTAGCGAGGCTACGAGTGAAGCCTCCACTAGTTCATCATCTTCTAGCAGTCAGACTTCTGGTGTGAGTTTAGTAATATCTGGTGGAGGAAATGATTTGGCCGTAACCGTAAAAGGTGCGAAGGAACCTGTAACAGTCGCCCTTTCTGTATCAAGTGTTACAAGCTGGGTAAGTTTAACAGGTACAGAAATTGCAGGTGGCTTTACACTATCTCCAGAAAATCCTACTGTGTCAGCGAATCTGCCGGCAGGAACGACTACGGCAACCCTGGTATTAGGTGTGGTACGCGGTGTTGATATTACCATTTCAGGGCAAAAGTTGGACACATCTGCTTTAACAAACCAGTCAGGAAATGTCATTCTGACAATCGAACAATGA
- the pgsA gene encoding CDP-diacylglycerol--glycerol-3-phosphate 3-phosphatidyltransferase: MKKEHIPNALTLGRILVIPVFILVLSVWGSLTSHILAAVLFALASLTDYLDGYLARKWQVVTNFGKFADPMADKILVMTAFIMLVELGFAPAWIVAIIICRELAVTGLRLLLIENGGTVLAAAMPGKIKTFSQMFAIIFLLLHWQLLGIITLYIALFFTLYSGYDYFKGASYLFKDTFK; this comes from the coding sequence ATGAAAAAAGAACATATTCCTAATGCCTTAACGCTTGGTCGCATTTTGGTGATTCCTGTCTTCATACTTGTTTTGAGTGTGTGGGGTAGCCTAACGAGTCATATATTAGCAGCGGTGTTATTTGCGCTTGCTAGTCTGACTGATTATCTTGACGGCTATTTAGCACGTAAATGGCAGGTAGTCACGAATTTCGGTAAATTTGCTGATCCAATGGCAGATAAGATTTTGGTGATGACAGCCTTTATCATGCTGGTTGAGCTTGGATTTGCTCCTGCTTGGATTGTAGCGATTATTATTTGTAGGGAGTTGGCTGTCACTGGTTTGCGTTTGCTCTTGATTGAAAATGGTGGAACGGTGCTTGCTGCGGCAATGCCTGGTAAAATTAAAACATTTTCTCAGATGTTTGCCATTATCTTTCTATTGCTCCACTGGCAGTTGTTAGGAATAATCACCCTTTACATCGCCCTATTTTTCACCCTTTATTCAGGTTATGATTATTTTAAGGGTGCTTCTTATTTATTTAAGGATACCTTTAAGTAA